One Brassica napus cultivar Da-Ae chromosome C2, Da-Ae, whole genome shotgun sequence DNA window includes the following coding sequences:
- the LOC106421331 gene encoding NAC domain-containing protein 30 — translation MDNIKQSCVPPGFRFHPTEEELVGYYLDGKINSIKSALDVIVDIDLYKMEPWDIQARCKLGYEEQNEWYFFSHKDRKYPTGTRTNRATAAGFWKATGRDKAVLSKNSVVGMRKTLVYYKGRAPNGRKSDWIMHEYRLQNSELAPVQEEGWVVCRAFRKPIPNQRPLGYEPWQNQLYHVDNKNYYSSSATMNTSHHIGASSSSQNLNQMVMSNNHYNANNPSSTIHQYGNIELPQLDSPSLSPSLGTNKDQNESLEQEEEKSFNYVDWRTLGSLLEIQATHPQNPNVLVSSLATQSYNPEQSFPSMHQNYNYEVEANIHHPFGCFPDS, via the exons ATGGACAACATAAAGCAATCGTGTGTGCCACCGGGATTCCGATTTCATCCAACAGAGGAAGAGCTCGTTGGTTATTACCTAGATGGGAAGATCAATTCAATTAAGAGTGCTTTAGATGTCATTGTAGACATTGACCTCTACAAAATGGAGCCATGGGATATTCAAG CGAGATGTAAACTAGGGTATGAAGAGCAAAACGAGTGGTACTTCTTTAGCCACAAGGATAGGAAGTACCCGACCGGGACTAGGACCAATAGAGCAACGGCCGCCGGGTTCTGGAAGGCCACCGGTAGAGACAAGGCGGTACTTTCAAAGAATAGTGTCGTAGGAATGCGGAAGACACTTGTCTACTACAAAGGTCGAGCTCCTAATGGAAGAAAATCAGATTGGATCATGCACGAATACCGCCTCCAAAACTCCGAGCTTGCCCCGGTTCAG GAGGAAGGTTGGGTGGTGTGTCGAGCATTTAGGAAGCCGATTCCAAACCAGAGGCCATTAGGGTACGAGCCATGGCAGAACCAGCTCTACCACGttgataataaaaattactaCTCATCTTCAGCGACAATGAACACGAGTCACCATATCGGTGCCTCTTCATCGAGCCAAAACCTTAACCAAATGGTCATGAGTAATAATCACTACAATGCCAATAATCCATCCTCAACGATACATCAATATGGCAATATCGAGCTCCCACAGCTAGACAGTCCTAGCTTGTCGCCAAGTCTAGGGACGAATAAAGATCAGAACGAGAGtttggagcaagaagaagagaagagcttCAACTATGTGGACTGGAGAACACTAGGTAGCTTGCTTGAGATACAAGCCACACATCCACAAAACCCTAATGTCCTTGTGTCTTCGTTAGCAACGCAGTCTTATAACCCGGAACAGAGCTTCCCTTCCATGcatcaaaactataattatgaGGTCGAAGCTAATATTCATCATCCATTTGGATGCTTCCCTGactcctaa